One Cryobacterium roopkundense genomic region harbors:
- a CDS encoding RidA family protein encodes MTVLLLSPEGMIQPVPYAHVSVATGSRHVHVAGQIGRDADTDHLPDDLARQVAQALRNTARGLASAGATFADVVRLRFFVTQWSPEKMGDFMAGVDLVAREVGLSQPMPPASLIGVEILFEADVLVEVEAYAVFD; translated from the coding sequence ATGACCGTTCTGCTGCTATCCCCCGAAGGCATGATCCAGCCCGTTCCTTATGCCCACGTCTCCGTTGCCACGGGCAGCCGCCATGTGCATGTCGCTGGCCAAATTGGCCGCGACGCCGACACTGACCATCTGCCCGACGACCTCGCCAGGCAGGTTGCCCAAGCGCTGCGCAATACCGCCCGTGGGCTCGCCAGCGCGGGGGCGACCTTTGCCGACGTCGTGCGCCTGCGGTTCTTCGTTACCCAGTGGTCGCCCGAGAAGATGGGCGACTTCATGGCAGGCGTCGACCTTGTAGCCCGGGAAGTCGGTCTATCGCAGCCGATGCCACCGGCGTCACTCATCGGCGTTGAGATCTTGTTCGAAGCCGACGTGCTCGTCGAAGTCGAGGCGTACGCCGTGTTCGACTAA
- a CDS encoding CPBP family intramembrane glutamic endopeptidase, whose protein sequence is MLPVAAFLNLLPALGEELGWRGWLLPKLMPLGTVPAVVLPGVTWGLGHAPMILLGCNYPDAPGWLGLNGVAALAAAAAAAAAAAARGWPARPTDA, encoded by the coding sequence ATGCTCCCCGTGGCGGCGTTCCTCAACCTGCTTCCGGCACTCGGAGAGGAACTCGGCTGGCGAGGCTGGCTTCTCCCGAAGCTCATGCCGCTCGGAACGGTACCGGCGGTTGTGTTGCCGGGCGTCACCTGGGGACTCGGGCACGCACCGATGATCCTCCTCGGCTGCAACTACCCCGACGCGCCCGGCTGGCTCGGCCTCAACGGTGTCGCAGCGCTTGCAGCCGCAGCCGCAGCCGCAGCCGCAGCCGCAGCCAGAGGCTGGCCCGCGCGGCCAACCGATGCGTAG
- a CDS encoding MFS transporter → MTDRTLLTRTANPNLVVATLALAGVSAAFMQTILIPLQPRLPQLLNATSEGTAWVITATLVAAAISSPIAGRLGDIYGKRRIAMVLLVLQLLGAILAALSDTLPPMIIARVLQGTAAGVIPLGIAILRDVLPPRRLGSAIALVSATLGVGGALGLPISALVADNLDWHALSWIAAALTAICLVLYAVLVPANTSRTAGRLDIIGIAGLTVGLVGSLIAVSRGGEWGWGDPRTLTLLIGGIVVLCAWGVFELRTTDPLVDLRVTARGPVLLTNLASIAMGFALFASNIVFPQLLALPTTTGIGLGLSLLAAALVLAPSGLAMMAMAPVAGRIQRVHGPKPLLIAGAVVIAISYGGALLFHATLWQILIVNTLVGVGIGLGYAAMPALIMQAVPASETGAANGLNALMRSLGTSVAAAVVGAVLAQSAMTGGSNTGPTESGFMLALTLGLAAAVVCIVIAAFIPRPKIPTDGLGVKTTR, encoded by the coding sequence ATGACAGACCGAACGTTACTGACGCGCACCGCCAATCCCAATCTCGTGGTGGCCACCCTTGCGCTGGCGGGCGTGAGCGCTGCGTTCATGCAAACGATCCTGATCCCCCTGCAGCCCCGGCTGCCCCAGCTGCTCAACGCCACGAGCGAAGGCACCGCGTGGGTCATCACCGCCACCCTGGTCGCTGCCGCGATCAGCAGTCCCATCGCCGGTCGACTCGGCGACATATATGGCAAACGACGCATCGCAATGGTGTTGCTCGTGCTCCAGCTCCTCGGAGCGATCCTCGCAGCGCTGTCCGACACCCTCCCCCCGATGATCATCGCCCGAGTACTCCAGGGAACGGCTGCCGGCGTCATCCCGCTAGGAATCGCCATCCTTCGAGACGTCTTACCCCCGCGTCGCCTCGGCTCGGCCATCGCACTCGTCAGCGCGACCCTCGGGGTCGGCGGAGCGCTCGGCCTCCCCATCAGCGCACTGGTCGCCGACAACCTCGATTGGCATGCCCTGTCCTGGATCGCCGCGGCTCTGACCGCGATTTGCCTGGTTCTGTATGCCGTCCTCGTGCCTGCCAACACGTCCCGCACAGCCGGCAGGCTCGACATCATCGGAATAGCCGGCCTCACGGTCGGACTGGTCGGATCCCTCATCGCCGTGTCTCGCGGCGGAGAATGGGGCTGGGGCGACCCGCGGACCCTCACCCTGCTCATCGGCGGCATCGTTGTGCTCTGTGCCTGGGGCGTTTTCGAGCTCCGTACCACCGACCCTCTTGTCGACCTCCGGGTAACCGCACGCGGACCGGTGTTGCTCACCAACCTCGCGTCCATTGCCATGGGGTTTGCCTTGTTCGCCTCTAACATCGTCTTCCCGCAGCTGCTCGCGCTGCCAACCACTACAGGAATCGGACTCGGACTTTCTCTGCTCGCTGCCGCACTCGTGCTCGCTCCTTCGGGCCTTGCGATGATGGCGATGGCACCCGTCGCCGGGCGCATTCAGCGAGTACATGGCCCGAAGCCGTTGCTGATCGCCGGAGCCGTGGTCATCGCGATCAGCTACGGGGGCGCCTTACTCTTCCACGCGACTCTCTGGCAGATCCTCATCGTCAACACTCTCGTTGGCGTGGGGATCGGTCTCGGATACGCCGCGATGCCGGCCCTCATCATGCAGGCCGTTCCCGCGAGCGAGACCGGAGCCGCCAACGGGCTCAACGCGCTCATGCGATCGTTGGGCACGAGCGTCGCAGCTGCCGTAGTCGGAGCCGTGCTGGCACAGTCCGCAATGACCGGCGGCAGCAACACCGGCCCAACGGAGTCAGGGTTCATGCTCGCCCTTACCCTGGGACTGGCAGCGGCGGTCGTCTGCATCGTCATCGCCGCCTTCATTCCACGTCCCAAGATCCCGACGGATGGCCTCGGTGTGAAAACCACACGCTAG
- a CDS encoding MFS transporter: MTVSLPESTASIESDHKNRLPVLALVLMALSGFIIIMTETLPAGLLPQLAAEFQVSDGAVGQLVTAYALGTVIAAIPTIAMTRGASRKPLLVVGLLGFLLANTLTAIAPTLVTALIVRFIAGAFSGLIWGMLAGYARRIAAPEHAGRALAIAMAGTPLALSIGTPLGAWLGSIVGWRWSFAGVSALTVVVVLLVLAFVPNAPGQRSDTRLPLGRVLVIPGVAVVLGVVFAWMLSHNLLYTYIAPYLDGVGVDLRPDVALFAFGAAALVGIWITGTLIDRSLRRLTLASTTTFVIAGALLLAFPASLPVTILAVALWGVAFGGAATQLQTAIGDAAGESVDVANAMLTTAFNLAIFGGGAIGALLVDDSGPATLPVAMIALSALALLTVAFGRRHAFPSR, encoded by the coding sequence GTGACCGTTTCACTACCCGAATCCACCGCCTCGATAGAGTCGGACCACAAAAATCGACTGCCCGTCCTCGCTCTCGTCCTGATGGCTCTCTCGGGATTCATCATCATCATGACGGAAACGCTTCCGGCCGGGCTGCTCCCCCAGCTCGCCGCCGAGTTCCAAGTCAGCGACGGCGCCGTCGGGCAGCTGGTCACCGCTTATGCACTCGGTACTGTCATCGCGGCCATCCCCACAATCGCGATGACGCGGGGCGCATCCCGCAAGCCGCTGCTTGTCGTCGGACTGCTCGGCTTCTTGCTCGCGAACACCCTCACAGCGATCGCGCCGACTCTCGTGACCGCGCTCATTGTGCGATTCATTGCCGGGGCGTTCTCCGGACTGATCTGGGGCATGCTGGCGGGCTACGCGCGCCGCATCGCCGCCCCCGAACACGCGGGCCGCGCCCTCGCGATCGCCATGGCCGGCACCCCGCTCGCGCTCTCGATTGGGACACCGCTCGGCGCTTGGCTCGGCTCGATCGTGGGCTGGCGGTGGTCCTTTGCCGGCGTCTCCGCACTCACGGTGGTCGTCGTGCTCTTGGTGCTCGCATTCGTGCCGAACGCGCCAGGACAACGATCAGACACCCGACTCCCCCTCGGACGTGTACTCGTGATCCCGGGCGTGGCCGTGGTACTCGGAGTGGTGTTCGCCTGGATGCTCTCCCACAATCTGCTCTACACGTACATCGCACCCTACCTCGACGGCGTGGGGGTCGATCTCCGCCCCGACGTCGCCCTCTTCGCCTTCGGAGCCGCCGCACTGGTCGGTATCTGGATTACGGGCACCCTCATCGACCGTTCGCTTCGACGCCTCACCCTCGCGAGCACCACGACTTTTGTCATTGCCGGTGCACTGCTGCTCGCCTTCCCGGCGTCGCTCCCCGTGACAATCCTCGCCGTCGCCCTGTGGGGCGTCGCATTCGGCGGCGCCGCGACACAGCTTCAGACGGCGATCGGCGATGCGGCCGGCGAGAGCGTCGACGTTGCGAACGCGATGCTCACCACAGCCTTCAACCTTGCCATCTTCGGCGGAGGAGCGATCGGGGCGCTCCTGGTAGACGACAGCGGACCGGCTACGCTCCCCGTTGCGATGATTGCACTGTCGGCGCTCGCTCTCCTGACAGTCGCCTTCGGCCGAAGGCACGCCTTCCCGTCACGCTAG
- a CDS encoding CPBP family intramembrane glutamic endopeptidase: MLDAPARSRLSGRDIRSIAIFLSIAFVLAWAIALPLWFGDGIDSPTGMIGTVAVATMATPAIAALIMVFFIDRDRQKARVLGLWPLKPVHRLVKYSLVGIFVPIALVLVSLPIGALLGVYPADFVNFSGFEQDLAQRAQAAGSGELTIDLGMLVAIQLLMLPVAAFLNLVPALGEELGWRGWLLPKLMPLGTVPAIVISGVIWGLWHAPMILLGYNYPDAPGWLGLTMMVGLCILVGAVFGWLRLRSNSVWPAALAHAAFNGAAGTILIFSMAGEHIDTTQATPLGWSGWIVPLALVIVLVATGQFRRPPTARTAAEAEPAAIDEAVPRSR, from the coding sequence ATGCTTGACGCCCCAGCACGTTCTCGACTGAGTGGCCGCGACATCCGGTCCATTGCAATCTTCCTGTCGATCGCCTTTGTGCTCGCGTGGGCTATCGCGCTCCCGCTCTGGTTCGGCGACGGAATCGATAGCCCGACGGGCATGATCGGGACCGTCGCAGTCGCGACCATGGCGACTCCCGCGATCGCCGCACTGATCATGGTGTTCTTCATCGACCGGGATCGGCAGAAAGCCAGAGTGCTCGGGCTCTGGCCGCTGAAGCCCGTACACCGACTGGTCAAATACTCCCTCGTGGGAATCTTCGTGCCAATCGCGCTCGTTCTCGTCTCGCTCCCAATTGGTGCACTGCTGGGGGTGTATCCGGCAGACTTCGTGAACTTCTCGGGATTCGAGCAGGACCTCGCCCAACGGGCACAAGCTGCGGGGTCGGGCGAGTTGACGATTGATCTCGGCATGCTCGTCGCCATCCAGCTGCTCATGCTCCCCGTGGCGGCGTTCCTCAACCTGGTTCCGGCACTCGGAGAGGAACTCGGCTGGCGAGGCTGGCTTCTCCCGAAGCTCATGCCGCTCGGAACGGTACCGGCGATTGTGATCTCGGGCGTCATCTGGGGACTCTGGCACGCACCGATGATCCTCCTCGGCTACAACTACCCCGACGCGCCGGGCTGGCTCGGACTCACCATGATGGTCGGCTTGTGCATCCTCGTTGGCGCGGTCTTCGGCTGGCTGCGACTTCGCTCCAACTCTGTGTGGCCCGCGGCCCTTGCACACGCAGCGTTCAACGGGGCCGCCGGCACCATCCTGATCTTCTCCATGGCGGGAGAACACATCGACACCACGCAGGCGACCCCCCTGGGATGGAGCGGATGGATCGTCCCGCTCGCACTCGTCATCGTCCTCGTCGCCACCGGTCAATTCCGCCGCCCCCCGACCGCGCGGACCGCGGCCGAAGCGGAGCCGGCAGCAATCGACGAGGCAGTCCCCCGCTCGCGCTAA
- a CDS encoding SGNH/GDSL hydrolase family protein, with translation MTEWITTEIDEDLVHGAVELERTPGGVLPHRLPSWARRQFADEYLARVESQPSGVRLIFRTRATAIELDLMSTRTAFKGGPVPADGKLDLYVDGLLVAQWAVRAGILHVVDMMTQETDTQTRPSSTSTFRGLPASDKEVQIWLPQSETTEILELRSDAPILSGLGRPRRAWLHHGSSISHGSTAESPSATWPAIASTMADTDLINLGFSGNALLDPFVARTMRDTAADVISIKIGINLTNTDIMRVRAFVPAVHGFLDTIRDGHPTIPLLVVSPIFCPMQEDTPGPIAPDFSGGQLTFHATGDPADPTRLTLTMIRSLLAQVVAERAVDDPNLHYLDGRELFGEQDSVETPLPDGLHPNPAGHRRIGDRFGEYVFGNAGVFADR, from the coding sequence ATGACCGAGTGGATTACGACCGAGATAGATGAGGACCTGGTGCACGGTGCTGTGGAACTCGAGCGCACCCCCGGAGGTGTGCTGCCCCATCGGCTTCCCTCGTGGGCGCGCCGTCAGTTCGCTGATGAGTACCTTGCGCGCGTGGAAAGCCAGCCGTCGGGTGTTCGCCTGATCTTCCGAACGCGCGCCACGGCAATCGAGCTGGACCTGATGTCGACGCGAACAGCGTTCAAGGGCGGCCCAGTCCCGGCGGATGGAAAGCTCGACCTGTATGTGGACGGACTGCTCGTAGCTCAGTGGGCCGTGCGTGCGGGCATTCTTCACGTCGTCGACATGATGACGCAGGAAACTGACACCCAGACCAGACCATCATCGACGTCCACGTTCCGGGGATTGCCGGCATCGGACAAGGAAGTGCAGATCTGGTTGCCGCAGTCGGAGACGACGGAAATACTCGAACTGCGAAGTGACGCCCCTATTCTCAGCGGGTTGGGCCGCCCTCGACGCGCCTGGCTGCACCATGGAAGCTCGATCAGCCACGGGTCGACTGCCGAGAGTCCCAGCGCCACCTGGCCGGCGATCGCATCGACGATGGCCGATACGGACCTGATCAACCTGGGATTCAGCGGCAACGCGCTGCTCGACCCGTTCGTCGCTCGCACAATGCGAGACACAGCCGCCGATGTGATCAGCATCAAGATAGGAATCAACCTGACGAACACAGACATTATGCGAGTACGTGCCTTCGTGCCGGCCGTCCATGGATTCCTCGACACGATCCGCGACGGGCATCCGACCATTCCACTCCTAGTGGTCTCTCCGATCTTCTGTCCGATGCAGGAGGACACGCCAGGACCCATTGCTCCGGACTTCAGCGGTGGACAGCTCACCTTTCATGCCACAGGGGATCCCGCTGACCCTACGCGTTTGACGCTGACAATGATCCGCAGCCTCCTGGCGCAGGTCGTGGCTGAACGCGCAGTCGACGATCCGAATCTGCACTACTTGGATGGCCGTGAGCTGTTCGGGGAACAAGACAGTGTCGAAACGCCTCTTCCGGACGGGCTTCACCCGAATCCAGCCGGGCACCGCAGAATCGGCGACCGCTTCGGTGAGTACGTCTTCGGAAACGCGGGTGTGTTCGCGGACCGGTAG
- a CDS encoding DUF3887 domain-containing protein — MQNNVTHAMQDLKRHADAFLAARVLTDGDDFAGAIGYSLRIQTAADDVVRAVVQQSRERGATWQTIGDALGVSRQAAFQRYGKPIDPRTGEPMNTTPLNDAAELARSIVHDLAAGRWELVTERFDPAMRDGLSEDALAAAWSQIVGLSGGFEGQGEPVVSRASDVTVTNTPLSMEAGDYTARISFRDDRAITGLHILPDQTQ, encoded by the coding sequence ATGCAAAACAACGTGACACATGCAATGCAAGACCTCAAGCGGCACGCAGACGCATTCCTCGCGGCACGCGTTCTGACCGACGGCGACGACTTCGCCGGCGCGATCGGGTACTCGCTCCGAATCCAGACGGCTGCAGACGATGTCGTTCGCGCCGTCGTGCAGCAGTCGCGTGAGCGCGGCGCTACGTGGCAGACCATCGGCGACGCTCTTGGTGTGAGCAGACAGGCAGCTTTTCAGCGCTACGGCAAACCCATTGACCCACGAACCGGAGAACCCATGAACACCACACCCCTCAACGACGCCGCCGAATTGGCCCGATCAATCGTCCACGACCTTGCCGCCGGCCGGTGGGAGCTCGTCACCGAGCGATTCGACCCGGCTATGCGTGACGGGCTGTCGGAGGATGCCCTGGCGGCGGCGTGGTCACAGATTGTGGGCTTGTCCGGGGGGTTCGAAGGCCAGGGAGAACCGGTCGTGTCGCGAGCCAGCGATGTGACGGTGACCAACACGCCGCTCTCCATGGAGGCGGGCGATTACACTGCGCGGATCTCCTTCCGTGACGACCGGGCCATTACTGGCCTGCACATCCTCCCGGATCAGACGCAGTGA
- a CDS encoding TetR/AcrR family transcriptional regulator: protein MARAGLTPARIIDAAADLADKDGFESVSMSAVARLFEVKDASLYAHVRSLHELRSGVAVLSLAELADQVGAALAGRAGHDALIAFANAYRAYATRHPGRYAATQMTLEPDVAEHSAAARHAAMTRAILRGYALNEPDETDAVRLLHATFHGFVLLERGGGFSRGARSSSASWERVLDALHTTLSNWPSS, encoded by the coding sequence ATGGCTCGTGCAGGACTCACGCCCGCCCGCATCATCGACGCCGCTGCCGACCTAGCTGACAAGGACGGCTTCGAGAGTGTGTCGATGTCCGCTGTCGCGCGGCTCTTCGAGGTCAAAGACGCCAGCCTGTACGCGCACGTCCGCAGCCTGCACGAACTGCGGTCCGGTGTGGCGGTGCTCTCCTTGGCCGAACTCGCTGACCAGGTCGGCGCGGCCCTTGCCGGGCGCGCGGGACACGACGCACTCATCGCCTTCGCCAACGCGTACCGCGCGTACGCCACGCGTCATCCCGGCCGGTACGCCGCGACACAAATGACGTTGGAGCCCGATGTCGCCGAGCATAGCGCCGCCGCACGCCATGCGGCCATGACCAGGGCGATCCTGCGCGGCTACGCGTTGAACGAACCCGATGAGACGGATGCGGTGCGACTGCTGCACGCAACCTTTCACGGCTTCGTTCTCCTTGAACGCGGCGGAGGCTTCAGCCGTGGCGCTCGATCCTCCAGCGCATCGTGGGAGCGCGTCCTCGACGCGCTGCACACCACGCTGAGCAACTGGCCATCCAGCTGA
- a CDS encoding TetR/AcrR family transcriptional regulator, protein MGRPRAFVEHEVLDVAMQVFWRHGYEASSIAELRAATGLSAASLYGAFGSKEGLFQRAIEHYIAGPGRVSELVGDLTLDPLDALGQMLHGTITMQSDPAHPGGCLVAVSATVGAGGDDDVAARRVVAERRAEDRSGIEACIRRGVDTGANRADLDPAISAVMVHSFVLGVSTQLIDGVPPAALHAAADLLLNGFHRPF, encoded by the coding sequence ATGGGACGACCGAGGGCCTTCGTGGAGCACGAGGTGCTCGACGTTGCAATGCAGGTGTTCTGGCGGCACGGTTATGAGGCGTCGTCGATCGCGGAACTTCGTGCGGCGACCGGTCTCTCAGCCGCGAGCCTCTACGGCGCCTTCGGGTCCAAGGAGGGCCTGTTCCAGCGTGCGATCGAGCACTATATCGCCGGGCCGGGACGGGTCAGCGAACTCGTCGGCGACCTGACACTCGACCCGCTCGATGCGCTCGGCCAGATGCTTCACGGGACTATCACGATGCAGTCCGACCCCGCGCATCCGGGTGGTTGTCTCGTCGCGGTGTCGGCGACCGTTGGCGCGGGCGGAGACGATGACGTCGCGGCCCGAAGAGTCGTCGCCGAACGTCGCGCGGAGGACCGTTCAGGCATCGAGGCGTGCATCCGTCGAGGTGTCGATACCGGTGCGAACCGCGCCGATCTCGATCCTGCGATATCGGCGGTCATGGTGCACTCCTTTGTGCTGGGTGTCTCCACGCAACTGATCGATGGTGTCCCGCCCGCAGCGCTTCATGCCGCTGCCGACCTCCTCCTCAACGGCTTCCATCGTCCGTTCTGA
- a CDS encoding winged helix-turn-helix transcriptional regulator yields MNDTSHPDAGLLQVNAPHRELLDQVLDKWSIQVLDVLCGRPMRFNELRREIRVVGQKSLTTTLRRLERNGMVERVVIATRPFGVEYRIAPIGDTLNELIDALLRWTTANMPEVERARARFDDVDET; encoded by the coding sequence ATGAACGACACCTCCCACCCCGACGCGGGCCTGCTCCAGGTCAATGCACCGCACCGCGAACTCCTCGATCAGGTTCTCGACAAGTGGTCGATACAGGTGCTCGATGTGCTGTGTGGCCGCCCCATGCGTTTCAACGAACTGCGCCGCGAGATCCGCGTCGTCGGTCAGAAGTCACTCACCACGACCCTTCGACGACTCGAGCGCAACGGTATGGTCGAACGCGTCGTGATCGCTACCCGGCCCTTCGGCGTCGAGTACCGAATTGCCCCGATTGGCGATACGCTCAATGAGCTCATCGACGCGCTCCTGCGCTGGACGACGGCGAACATGCCTGAGGTGGAGCGGGCACGGGCACGATTCGACGACGTGGATGAGACGTGA
- a CDS encoding DUF418 domain-containing protein, with protein sequence MPPRLTPGATQRWAVIDALRGFALCGILLVNIPDIVQLGYGLEQDSAPVAGKEALEWLVQTRFVPIFTFLFGMSLTFVAHGARRGERRPWSALVARLMALFVIGLLHSLIYPGEVLREYAVIGLLVVPVVLLAPRTVQLVLGVVLVVAAYAATGGGLAATPGLMLLGAALGAFGLGQALDTRSRAVVATFAISMVLLIPGLLWQGTAPGDPRFLTPGSVAGLIMASIYVTGLSFLWNTPARKLVTVLFEPIGRMSLSNYVGASVIVFSVSAVVDFTTMTTIGPVLLLALGILVMQNVASRVWLHYFRYGPVEWIWRMVTWRERISLGAAPPTTPRRDAAGAAAV encoded by the coding sequence ATGCCGCCTCGTCTCACACCCGGCGCAACCCAGCGCTGGGCCGTCATCGACGCACTGAGAGGGTTCGCGCTCTGTGGAATCTTGCTAGTCAATATCCCCGACATCGTGCAGCTCGGATACGGGCTGGAACAAGACAGCGCGCCCGTCGCAGGAAAAGAAGCACTGGAATGGTTGGTCCAAACTCGATTCGTTCCAATTTTCACGTTCCTTTTCGGAATGAGCCTGACTTTCGTGGCGCATGGAGCGCGCCGTGGTGAGCGACGACCGTGGTCGGCACTTGTCGCCCGGTTGATGGCGCTCTTCGTCATCGGGCTTCTGCATTCCCTGATTTATCCCGGAGAGGTGCTGCGTGAGTACGCCGTCATTGGGCTGTTGGTCGTACCGGTCGTGCTTCTCGCCCCACGAACCGTGCAGCTTGTCCTCGGCGTCGTGCTCGTGGTCGCCGCCTATGCCGCAACCGGTGGCGGACTCGCCGCCACACCTGGACTCATGTTGTTGGGGGCCGCTCTGGGCGCCTTTGGTCTCGGCCAAGCGCTTGACACCAGATCGCGGGCAGTGGTGGCGACGTTCGCGATTTCGATGGTGCTGCTAATTCCAGGTCTGCTCTGGCAGGGGACTGCACCCGGTGATCCCCGGTTCTTGACCCCCGGGTCCGTGGCCGGCCTCATTATGGCTTCCATCTACGTAACCGGTCTGTCTTTCCTGTGGAACACCCCCGCGCGAAAGCTTGTGACAGTGCTCTTCGAACCTATTGGGCGGATGTCGCTGAGCAACTACGTGGGAGCATCCGTGATCGTCTTCTCTGTCAGCGCTGTCGTCGACTTCACCACCATGACCACGATCGGGCCCGTTCTCCTGCTGGCGCTCGGCATCCTCGTCATGCAGAACGTCGCCAGCCGCGTGTGGTTGCACTACTTCAGGTACGGGCCCGTCGAATGGATCTGGCGCATGGTCACCTGGCGCGAGCGTATTTCCCTCGGCGCAGCGCCACCGACAACCCCACGCCGGGACGCGGCGGGTGCCGCGGCCGTCTAG
- a CDS encoding IS3 family transposase (programmed frameshift) produces the protein MSSPGPRAGGPTSRRSFSPAQKLAYLAAYDTAIKNNEGGAYLRTEGLYSSQITEWRKLRDAGVLAGKKPGEKIGRLTPEQAEIARLRRQLSKTEQRLETTGVALEIMFKNARATRKSFEELAGRNTAHEAVMTAYRELASRGISTRVAADLVGIPRATATRKRRISVPGPAQVPANKIGDEGRREILDVVNSKSFVDLPPIQIYAQLLDADTYLCSISTMYRVLNENQQVKDRRRLARHPARAIPELTATGPGQVLSWDITKLAGPIKGKYFDAYVMIDIYSRYIVGAYVHASESGELAVEMMKEIFGIHGVPQVVHADRGTSMTSKTVAALLSDLEVTRSHSRPRVSNDNPYSEAWFKTLKFAPTFPERFGSLADAKTFMASFVDGYNHEHRHSGIGLNTPADVHYGLAEAKAVARAATLDAARARFPERFSTTQAPKILSIPATAWINKPAAKPLENEGLELAA, from the exons ATGAGTAGTCCCGGACCCCGAGCTGGTGGCCCGACCTCGAGAAGGTCGTTCAGCCCAGCGCAGAAGCTTGCCTACCTCGCCGCGTACGACACGGCCATTAAGAACAACGAGGGCGGCGCGTATCTGCGCACCGAAGGGCTCTACTCCTCGCAGATCACGGAGTGGCGAAAGCTGCGTGACGCCGGTGTCCTCGCGGGAAAGAAGCCCGGGGAAAAGATTGGCCGGTTGACTCCGGAGCAAGCTGAAATTGCCCGGTTGCGTCGCCAGTTGAGCAAGACCGAGCAGCGCCTGGAAACGACGGGGGTGGCGTTGGAGATCATGT TCAAAAATGCACGAGCTACTCGAAAGTCTTTCGAAGAGCTCGCGGGACGAAACACCGCACACGAAGCCGTAATGACCGCGTACCGCGAACTGGCCAGCCGAGGCATCTCGACTCGCGTCGCGGCCGACCTAGTCGGGATCCCTCGAGCAACCGCCACGCGCAAACGACGCATCTCGGTGCCCGGACCGGCTCAGGTCCCGGCGAACAAGATCGGCGACGAGGGCCGCCGGGAGATCCTCGACGTCGTCAACTCGAAGTCGTTCGTTGACCTGCCACCGATCCAGATCTACGCCCAGCTACTCGACGCAGACACCTACTTGTGCTCAATATCAACGATGTATCGGGTGTTGAACGAGAACCAGCAGGTCAAGGACCGCCGCCGCCTGGCACGCCACCCGGCCCGGGCGATCCCGGAACTGACGGCCACGGGACCTGGCCAGGTGCTCAGCTGGGATATTACGAAACTTGCCGGCCCGATCAAGGGCAAGTACTTCGATGCTTACGTGATGATCGATATCTACTCCCGCTACATCGTCGGCGCGTATGTTCACGCGTCGGAATCGGGAGAGCTGGCGGTGGAGATGATGAAGGAGATCTTCGGCATTCACGGCGTCCCGCAGGTCGTTCACGCCGACCGCGGCACGTCGATGACGTCCAAGACCGTCGCCGCGCTGTTGTCTGATCTGGAGGTCACCAGGTCGCACTCGAGGCCTCGGGTGAGTAACGATAATCCCTACAGCGAGGCGTGGTTCAAGACCCTGAAATTCGCACCGACGTTCCCCGAACGCTTCGGCTCCCTCGCCGACGCGAAGACGTTCATGGCCTCATTCGTCGACGGCTACAACCACGAACATCGCCATTCCGGGATCGGCCTCAACACGCCAGCCGACGTTCACTACGGCCTCGCCGAGGCGAAGGCCGTGGCACGGGCGGCGACGCTGGACGCGGCACGCGCACGCTTCCCAGAGCGATTCAGCACGACCCAGGCACCAAAGATCCTGTCCATTCCCGCGACGGCATGGATCAACAAACCAGCCGCCAAACCCCTCGAGAATGAAGGGCTCGAACTAGCCGCCTAA